From Fibrobacter sp.:
CTTACCATTATGCTCACTTATGGAATTATAAATCATATTGACCATGCAATCTACCACCTCATCATCGCATTCCTCATCATCTGCCAATAAGTCAGCAACAAGTCTGGATGAATTCTCCTCAATATTTATCAATCTCAGATTACAGTAGATATTCGAAAATTTGTTTGCCTTTCCAAGAATTTCGGTTCTCATCCCGTTATCAAACCTAATATGCCGTGTTACTCTTGCACTTGGACGTTGATCGCTTATGTTGTACATCAGTATCAGATAATCGACTGACTGAGACTTCAGTTGTACCAGAATCTCTTCCGGAATTTTTACAATAGATGTTCCTTCCAGCTTCTCAGCATAGATCTTCCTGAAATCTGTTTCAGTTTTAAAATCAATCCTCTCAACAGGGATTTTCTTTTTCATAAACATCTTCTGAAGCTCAGCATTCAGAATATTGGCTGTCACCCGCTTCTGATCCACATATAGCATACAATAAGCTACCTTTTTATTTTCCAGGTCAGAACAAGAGAAATTTTGCTTGGGGACCTGTTCGTTCCCAGCCTTCAACTCCCGGAAAAATTTAACAATGTCATGCCCCTCTTCAGCCACATTTGTTGCCAGCTCATCTACATGTTCACCTCTTAGCGATGACCTTTGATCAGTCAATTCAAATACAATCTTTCCATTCTGAGGCACCACTGCTTTCAAATAGACTTTGCATCCCGACCTCCCCGGCCCGAATCCAAAATTGACCCGCTTTTTGGCATCCCCGTTCTCCATTACCAGAAACTTTCCACTTATCAGCAGATCAGGTTCAATTTCAATCTGGGCAGAATCTATAACAGTGTAACCGCAACTGCTTATGCCTTTTTTTAATATATCTCTGAATTGCTCAATATAAACTTCCTGTCTCTGAACACCATTGAATTCCTCAGCCGGCTCAATAGTGCCGATAGCAATCACCCTGGCATTGATCAGATCGTCTCTCGAGTTAATCACCAGTTCATCAAAACACCAGGCGGAAATTACTGATACAAGTATAATAGAAAACAACCTTCTCAATACTGCCTCCATTTTCCTGGATTATGGTATTCCTATTATTTTTAATCTAAATAAATGAGGAATGCAGTAGTAAAAGTATTTATAATTGCAATTTTCTTGTATACATTAACCATCCGCTCCGGGTTTTTATTCTCTTATCGGAGGCAAATTCCCATCACTCACTTTTCCAAATCTCCACTCCTCACAGCTTCTGTTATCAGAGATTCGGCGAATTCCCAGATTTTTTTTGACCCTTTTTCAATCTGTTTATTTACACCCAATACTCTGTCTGATGTCACGTGGTGCATTTTCCAGGCATGTCCGTGATCGAGATAGTTCTGCATCACCGGGCCCAGACGATCCAGTGAACCGGCAAATTTTGCCTCAGCGCTTTCTTTCGCTTCAAATTCCTTCCACAAAGCCAGATATTCATCGCGCTGGTCATCAGGAAGCAATCCAAATACCCTCTCAGCACATTCCAATTCTTTCTTTGCCTTATCTTCCTGATTCTCCTGGTATAAAAACGTATCGCCGGCATCAATTTCAACCAGGTCATGAATCAGTGCCATCTTTACTACCTTCAGTACATCAATGCTCTCATTTGAATATTCACTCAGCATAAGAGCCATAAGGCTCATATGCCATGCATGTTCAGCATCGTTTTCATATCTTTTATCGTGAAATATCCTTGTCCTGCGGAAAATGCTCTTGACCTTATCCACCTCGATCAGAAATCTCATCTGACTTTGGAACCGTTCTTCAAATTGTCCCATATCCATGATTGAATTATCTCCTTTTCTATTCAGATATACAGTACCGCTGCAGTCTCAAGCAATGCTTTACCTGTGCCCTGTTTCCGGTACTGTGGAAGAACAAAAAACTCATCGATCTCTGCTGTCATTCCAAAATTCTCGAGACTGAACACATAGACAGCAAGCAGATAACCTGCTGCACCGGGCTCTGTCAATGCAAGCCAGCCAGCACCTAAAGCAGACTTGGATAACAGGTGAACAAGCTGGCTTTTAATAAGGTCCGGCTGGAAGCCTTGAATTTCCTCAAATGTCCAGTATTCCCGTACAAGCGGCAAAATAATCCCAGCATCCTCAGCACAAGCTCGTCGTATTGTTTTCATACAACTCCTTTCAAGCTAAAAAGGTTTGTTGTGATGTTGGTTTGATATGATGCTGTTCAATTTTTTTTACAAATAAATTAACTCTGTACGGAACTGTCTCTGTCGATTCCATCCTGGTCAAATTTAAGAATAAAAATCATCTCTAATGTGGTCGGCGATTGTGTCCTGAACCCATTTATCACACCCAAGCCTCTCAAGTCCTCTATCTTTCATAGTAATCTCCTGTCATGAAGTACAGCGGTTCTTCCGCTCCGGAAGCAAGTTAAGTACTTCTGTTTACTCTGGCAATTACACCCGTGAACAGATTGAAAACAAATTTTCCTCCTTTACTAAAATAAAAGCAACCGGCTATTCTCTTCTGTTCAGCGGAATAGGTATCGATTTTCCAGGGTTATACTTTTTTGCATACGGACTTAATAAAATGATCAAAGATGACCAATACTGGGATAGTGATAAAATTTCTCCCGATGGATATTTTCAGATGGTTTTGGGTGAAGTCGGTTTGGGTGTCGGTTCTCCATGACAGTCGCTGGAGCAGTATTGTCATCTATCGGCAAGCGCAAGTCGGCCGAATACGGCAGAAGACTACAATTAACATTCAGTCCCAGTTCTTTACAATTGAATGTATTTTTCTAATAGAACATATCCGGTATTTGCCTGTCCCTTATTCTTTCTCTTTTACATACCTCTCCATGAGCTCTATAAGCGGCACATTCGTACTTTTAGAAAGGTTATCAAGCGCATCATACTCCAACTTTGAAAAAGAATACCCCTTATAGGTACAAACCTTCTCTCCTGTTCTCATCCCCATGAATTCTCTTTCCCTATTCTCCCTTGCTGCAAGCACACGCTGAACTCGCTGTACCCTCACACCAAGAGTTCTGGTGTGGATTATGATCAGATCGATTAATCTCCGGTAATCTGAGTCTGAAGCCATGACAGTGAGCCGGTAGGCGGGTCTCCCCTTTTTCATGTAAACCGGTGTAAAGGAGACATCAAGCGCCCCGCTCTCAAAAAGCCTCCCTGCAACATGTCCCATCACCTCCGCAGAGATATGATCCATGTCCGTCTCAATAAGGTAAACGGAATCGCCTGTAATCACCTTGTCATCTGATTCATATAGATTTACCCGCAGAAGATTCGGATAATTCTCAAATACTTTCGTGCCGCATCCATATCCCGTTTTAATGAGTTTGCCCTCCTCCATTACAGGCAACTGTTTCCCAAGAGCTGTCAGAAGAGCTGCACCAGTGGGGGTCAGCAGCTCGGTTTCAATATCGAGAGTTTTAAGAGTCAATCCCTGAATCATATGTGAAGTAGCCGGAACCGGTACCGGCATCACTCCATGAGCCGCCTTGATCGTACCATGCCCATCTGTCAGTACAGAATAGGTAATCTCCTCTATTCCCAGGTATTCAAGCCCCAGACTGACACCCAGTATATCGATTATGGTATCAACAGCCCCTATTTCGTGGAAATGCACCCTCTCTTTTGAGATACCATGAACTGCCGCTTCCGCTTCTGCCAGTCTGTTAAGGACGACTTCACATCTTCTGTAAACACTCCCGTTGAAATTCCCCGACTTTATTATCTCCAGAATCTGGTGGAGATGCCTGTATTGGCTTGCCTGCTCCCATTTCGGATCAATGAAAGTGCACTGAATCCCGTTACGGGTTGTCTTCTCTGCAGTTATACTAATCTTCTCCACAGAAAGTCTTGCCAGGGAATCGTTCAGATGTTCAAGTGGATAGCCCAGATCAATAAGGGATGAAAGAATCATATCACCGCTGGCACCACACAGGATGTCGAAATAGAGTTTTTTCATTTCAGGCCTGACCTCGTTTCAATTTGCTCTGATTATTGTAAAAAATAAATATGACCTTCCGAAGATTATCTGGTATTTTTTATTTTCCACAGACAATATGACACTGTACGGGTCCCGAATGAAGCCCGAACACTGGATGAGGTGCTGATAAACTCAAAAAACAGGAATAACGCATAGTAGAGAAATATGTCAATTTCAGGAAGAGTGACAGAGGAACAGAAAAACTATCTGATTGTGGATACTTCCGAGGGTTTGGTTCGCTCAACAATCAAGGGTACTTTAAAGAAGGAGAAGACCAGGGTTTACACAGGTGATTTTGTAGATCTGGAAATCATAAACAAGGAACCCCTGACAGGGATTATCACCAGGGTTCATGAGCGAAGCAGTCTTCTCAGGCGACCGGCCGTAGCAAATCTCTCCCAGGTTTTTTTTATCTTTACTCTTAAAGCCCCTCCGCTCGATCTCAAATCCCTTGACAGGTTCCTTTTCTCTGCTCAGGTATATAAATTGAAGGCACACATTGTATTCAATAAAATCGACCTCCTGAACAGTGATGAACAGCGTCAACTGGAGTCTTTTTCCAGCATCTACAGAAAAATCGGGTACACAACACTCTGGACTTCAGCAGTTACTGGTGAAGGGCTTGCAGAGCTTGTGGAGCACTGCAAAAATCACATTTCTGCATTTTCCGGCCTGTCAGGAGCAGGAAAGAGCTCACTATTGTCAAAATTTATCCCTGAGAAAAGTTTTCGTACCGCAGATGTTTCAGGAAGTACCGGAAGAGGTACTCACACCACAACCAATGTTTCTCTCTTCCCTCTTAAAGAAGGCGGATATGTGGCAGACACACCGGGTCTATCTTTCGTAAACATACCAGCAGTTCCCGAAGAAGAAGTGATAAACTATTTCCCTGAACTGGAATGCAGAATAGGCCAATGCAGGTATAACAACTGCATTCATGGCGGAGAACCTGGCTGTGTGGTCGACAAGCTGATCAAGGAAAACGAAATAGCAGATTTCAGAAAAGAGCACTACCTCGAAATCTACAGGGAGATG
This genomic window contains:
- a CDS encoding HD domain-containing protein gives rise to the protein MGQFEERFQSQMRFLIEVDKVKSIFRRTRIFHDKRYENDAEHAWHMSLMALMLSEYSNESIDVLKVVKMALIHDLVEIDAGDTFLYQENQEDKAKKELECAERVFGLLPDDQRDEYLALWKEFEAKESAEAKFAGSLDRLGPVMQNYLDHGHAWKMHHVTSDRVLGVNKQIEKGSKKIWEFAESLITEAVRSGDLEK
- a CDS encoding GNAT family N-acetyltransferase — its product is MKTIRRACAEDAGIILPLVREYWTFEEIQGFQPDLIKSQLVHLLSKSALGAGWLALTEPGAAGYLLAVYVFSLENFGMTAEIDEFFVLPQYRKQGTGKALLETAAVLYI
- the larC gene encoding nickel pincer cofactor biosynthesis protein LarC; the protein is MKKLYFDILCGASGDMILSSLIDLGYPLEHLNDSLARLSVEKISITAEKTTRNGIQCTFIDPKWEQASQYRHLHQILEIIKSGNFNGSVYRRCEVVLNRLAEAEAAVHGISKERVHFHEIGAVDTIIDILGVSLGLEYLGIEEITYSVLTDGHGTIKAAHGVMPVPVPATSHMIQGLTLKTLDIETELLTPTGAALLTALGKQLPVMEEGKLIKTGYGCGTKVFENYPNLLRVNLYESDDKVITGDSVYLIETDMDHISAEVMGHVAGRLFESGALDVSFTPVYMKKGRPAYRLTVMASDSDYRRLIDLIIIHTRTLGVRVQRVQRVLAARENREREFMGMRTGEKVCTYKGYSFSKLEYDALDNLSKSTNVPLIELMERYVKEKE
- the rsgA gene encoding ribosome small subunit-dependent GTPase A; protein product: MSISGRVTEEQKNYLIVDTSEGLVRSTIKGTLKKEKTRVYTGDFVDLEIINKEPLTGIITRVHERSSLLRRPAVANLSQVFFIFTLKAPPLDLKSLDRFLFSAQVYKLKAHIVFNKIDLLNSDEQRQLESFSSIYRKIGYTTLWTSAVTGEGLAELVEHCKNHISAFSGLSGAGKSSLLSKFIPEKSFRTADVSGSTGRGTHTTTNVSLFPLKEGGYVADTPGLSFVNIPAVPEEEVINYFPELECRIGQCRYNNCIHGGEPGCVVDKLIKENEIADFRKEHYLEIYREMKEIRKRYR